A window from Pseudomonas kribbensis encodes these proteins:
- the recG gene encoding ATP-dependent DNA helicase RecG encodes MTELSQVSVTALKGVGEAMAEKLAKVGLENLQDVLFHLPLRYQDRTRVVPIGALRPGQDAVVEGTVSGADVVMGRRRSLVVRLQDGTGGLSLRFYHFSNAQKEGLKRGTRIRCYGEARPGASGLEIYHPEYRAINGDEPPPVDETLTPVYPLTEGLTQARLRQLCMQTLTLLKPATLPDWLPTELARDYQLAPLADAIRYLHNPPADADVDELALGHHWAQHRLAFEELLTHQLSQQRLRESMRSLRAPAMPKATRLPAKYLANLGFNPTGAQQRVGNEIAYDLSQHEPMLRLIQGDVGAGKTVVAALAALQALEAGYQVALMAPTEILAEQHFITFKRWLEPLGIEVAWLAGKLKGKNRVAALEQIASGTPMVVGTHALFQDEVQFKNLALVIIDEQHRFGVQQRLALRQKGVGGRMCPHQLIMTATPIPRTLAMSAYADLDTSILDELPPGRTPVNTVLVTDTRRVEVIERVRSACAEGRQAYWVCTLIEESEELTCQAAETTFEDLTAALGELKVGLIHGRMKPAEKAAVMAEFKAGNLQLLVATTVIEVGVDVPNASLMIIENPERLGLAQLHQLRGRVGRGSAVSHCVLLYHPPLSQIGRQRLGIMRETNDGFVIAEKDLELRGPGEMLGTRQTGLLQFKVADLMRDADLLPAVRDAAQALLERWPTHVSPLLDRWLRHGQQYGQV; translated from the coding sequence ATGACGGAGCTGTCGCAGGTCTCGGTCACCGCACTCAAGGGTGTCGGTGAAGCCATGGCCGAGAAACTGGCCAAGGTCGGCCTGGAGAACCTTCAGGACGTGCTGTTCCACCTGCCGCTGCGTTATCAGGATCGCACCCGCGTGGTGCCGATCGGCGCATTGCGGCCGGGGCAGGACGCCGTGGTCGAAGGCACCGTCAGCGGCGCCGATGTGGTCATGGGCCGGCGCCGCAGCCTTGTCGTGCGTTTGCAGGACGGCACCGGCGGACTGAGCCTGCGCTTCTACCACTTCAGCAACGCGCAGAAAGAAGGCCTCAAGCGCGGCACGCGGATTCGCTGCTACGGCGAAGCCCGGCCCGGCGCCTCGGGACTGGAGATCTACCACCCGGAATACCGCGCCATCAACGGCGACGAACCGCCGCCGGTGGATGAAACCCTGACCCCGGTCTACCCGTTGACCGAAGGCCTGACCCAGGCGCGTCTGCGCCAGTTGTGCATGCAGACCCTGACCCTGCTCAAGCCGGCCACCCTGCCCGACTGGCTGCCGACCGAACTGGCCCGCGACTATCAACTGGCGCCGCTGGCCGACGCGATCCGCTACCTGCACAACCCGCCCGCCGATGCCGATGTCGACGAACTCGCCCTCGGTCATCACTGGGCCCAGCATCGTCTGGCCTTCGAAGAGCTGCTGACTCACCAGCTATCGCAGCAGCGCCTGCGCGAAAGCATGCGCTCCCTGCGTGCGCCGGCGATGCCGAAAGCCACCAGACTGCCGGCGAAATACCTGGCCAACCTCGGCTTCAACCCGACCGGCGCTCAGCAACGAGTCGGCAACGAAATCGCCTACGACCTCAGCCAGCACGAACCGATGCTGCGGCTGATTCAGGGCGACGTTGGCGCGGGTAAAACCGTGGTCGCCGCCCTCGCCGCGCTGCAAGCGCTGGAGGCGGGTTATCAGGTCGCGCTGATGGCGCCGACCGAGATCCTCGCCGAGCAGCACTTCATCACCTTCAAGCGCTGGCTCGAACCGCTGGGCATCGAGGTGGCATGGCTGGCCGGCAAGCTCAAGGGCAAGAACCGCGTCGCCGCGCTGGAACAGATCGCCAGCGGCACGCCGATGGTGGTCGGCACTCACGCGCTGTTCCAGGATGAAGTGCAGTTCAAGAACCTCGCGCTGGTGATCATCGACGAACAACACCGCTTCGGCGTGCAACAGCGTCTGGCACTGCGGCAGAAAGGCGTCGGCGGGCGCATGTGCCCGCATCAATTGATCATGACCGCCACGCCGATTCCACGGACGCTGGCGATGAGCGCCTACGCCGACCTCGACACCTCGATCCTCGACGAACTGCCACCCGGTCGAACCCCGGTCAACACCGTGCTGGTCACCGACACCCGCCGCGTCGAAGTCATCGAACGGGTGCGCAGCGCCTGCGCCGAGGGTCGTCAGGCCTATTGGGTGTGCACGCTGATCGAAGAGTCCGAAGAGCTGACCTGCCAGGCCGCCGAAACCACCTTCGAAGACCTCACCGCCGCCCTCGGCGAGCTAAAGGTCGGGCTGATCCACGGCCGCATGAAACCCGCCGAGAAAGCCGCCGTCATGGCCGAATTCAAGGCCGGCAACCTGCAACTGCTGGTCGCCACCACCGTGATCGAAGTCGGCGTGGACGTGCCCAACGCCAGCCTGATGATCATCGAAAACCCCGAGCGCCTCGGCCTCGCGCAACTGCACCAGTTGCGTGGTCGCGTCGGTCGGGGCAGCGCGGTCAGCCATTGCGTGCTGCTCTACCATCCACCGCTATCGCAGATCGGCCGCCAGCGCCTGGGCATCATGCGCGAGACCAACGACGGTTTCGTCATTGCCGAAAAAGACCTCGAACTGCGCGGCCCCGGCGAAATGCTCGGTACCCGCCAGACCGGCCTGCTGCAATTCAAGGTCGCTGACCTGATGCGCGACGCGGATCTGTTGCCCGCCGTGCGCGATGCCGCCCAGGCCTTGCTCGAACGCTGGCCGACCCACGTCAGCCCGCTGCTCGACCGCTGGCTGCGACACGGGCAGCAATACGGCCAAGTGTGA
- a CDS encoding aminoacyl-tRNA deacylase and HDOD domain-containing protein yields MTEAALAPESPHAPSVIRLLLNKLGVAYEEVLDHHGLNASRKVQAVLLDDAVGALMVLFPQSQLLDLNRLAELTGRRLTAVSTERLEKMLGKHSLSLLPGLPALTSSPCLYEESLLREPKLLINSGEPGLLLEIASEDFKTMLTKASAANFGEALSSIRPNLDRPDDDREEITQAVQAFTARRIQQRLEATIEIPPLAETAQKIIKLRVDPNATIDDITGVVETDPALAAQVVSWAASPYYASPGKIRSVEDAIVRVLGFDLVINLALGLALGKTLSLPKDHPQHTTPYWQQSIYTAAVIEGLTRAMPRAQRPEAGLTYLAGLLHNFGYLLLAHVFPPHFSLICRHLEVNPHLCHSYVEQHLLGISREQIGSWLMRYWDMPDELATALRFQHDPNYDGAYAEYPNLVCLAVRLLRSRGIGSGPDEDIPDALLERVGLTRDKANDVVSKVLEAEVLLRELASQFSQA; encoded by the coding sequence ATGACCGAAGCTGCTCTCGCCCCCGAATCCCCGCACGCTCCGTCTGTTATTCGGCTGCTGCTCAACAAGCTGGGCGTCGCCTACGAAGAAGTGCTCGACCACCACGGTCTCAACGCCTCGCGCAAAGTGCAGGCCGTGTTGCTGGATGACGCGGTCGGCGCGCTGATGGTGCTGTTTCCACAGAGCCAGTTGCTGGATCTCAACCGCCTCGCCGAGCTGACGGGCCGTCGCCTGACCGCCGTGTCCACCGAACGCCTGGAAAAGATGCTCGGCAAACACAGCCTGAGCCTGCTGCCGGGCCTGCCCGCGCTGACCAGCTCGCCGTGCCTCTACGAAGAAAGCCTGCTGCGCGAGCCGAAGTTGCTGATCAACTCCGGCGAGCCGGGCCTGCTGCTGGAAATCGCCAGCGAAGACTTCAAGACCATGCTGACCAAGGCCAGCGCCGCCAACTTCGGCGAAGCCCTGAGCAGCATCCGCCCGAACCTCGACCGCCCGGACGATGACCGCGAGGAAATCACCCAGGCCGTTCAGGCGTTCACCGCGCGGCGCATCCAGCAGCGTCTGGAAGCGACCATCGAGATTCCGCCGCTGGCCGAAACCGCACAAAAAATCATCAAGCTGCGCGTAGACCCGAACGCCACCATCGACGACATCACCGGCGTGGTCGAAACCGACCCGGCGCTGGCTGCGCAAGTGGTGAGCTGGGCGGCGTCGCCGTACTACGCCTCGCCGGGCAAGATCCGTTCGGTGGAAGACGCGATCGTGCGCGTGCTGGGTTTCGATCTGGTGATCAACCTGGCGCTGGGCCTGGCCCTCGGCAAGACCCTGAGCCTGCCAAAGGACCACCCGCAACACACCACACCGTACTGGCAGCAGTCGATCTACACCGCCGCCGTCATCGAAGGCCTGACCCGCGCCATGCCGCGCGCCCAGCGCCCGGAAGCCGGCCTGACCTACCTCGCCGGCCTGCTGCACAACTTCGGCTACCTACTGCTGGCCCACGTATTCCCGCCGCACTTCTCGCTGATCTGCCGCCACCTGGAGGTCAACCCGCACCTGTGCCACAGCTACGTCGAGCAACACCTGCTGGGCATCAGCCGCGAACAGATCGGCTCCTGGCTGATGCGCTACTGGGACATGCCCGACGAACTGGCCACCGCCCTGCGCTTCCAGCACGACCCGAACTACGACGGCGCCTACGCCGAATACCCGAACCTCGTCTGCCTGGCCGTGCGCCTGCTGCGTAGTCGCGGAATCGGCTCCGGGCCGGATGAGGACATTCCGGATGCGCTGCTGGAGCGCGTTGGCCTGACGCGTGACAAGGCCAATGATGTGGTCAGCAAAGTGCTTGAGGCGGAAGTGTTGTTGCGCGAGCTGGCTTCGCAGTTCAGCCAGGCCTGA
- a CDS encoding SCP2 sterol-binding domain-containing protein produces MKFRFLLWMLGLLMGKASRTNPAFQQQLGDKDLVFQLQTLDGKVARHFVVKDQRITSKSGVVAEPAFAIAFKDAAFGFATMQAKNKQLAFMQGIQDKSIQLKGNPALVMWFQGLMKYLKPRKAKPKA; encoded by the coding sequence ATGAAATTTCGTTTTCTTCTGTGGATGCTGGGTCTGTTGATGGGTAAGGCCAGTCGGACAAATCCTGCGTTCCAGCAGCAGTTGGGTGACAAGGATCTGGTGTTTCAGCTACAGACTCTGGACGGGAAAGTGGCGCGGCATTTCGTGGTGAAGGACCAGCGCATTACCAGCAAGTCCGGGGTGGTGGCGGAGCCGGCGTTTGCGATTGCCTTTAAAGACGCGGCGTTCGGGTTTGCCACGATGCAGGCGAAGAACAAGCAGCTGGCGTTCATGCAGGGGATTCAGGACAAGTCGATCCAGCTCAAGGGGAATCCGGCGCTGGTGATGTGGTTTCAGGGGTTGATGAAGTATTTGAAGCCGAGGAAGGCCAAGCCGAAGGCTTGA
- a CDS encoding DUF6124 family protein encodes MIKPTPNPPEIPETSPYESPDSKKLHEAAERALDHHFKPRVSRPKRLGGLFALCPNADAEALMANASEDLLSISAIAANLADDLDGPRRSMALGLSRMADGVRLMVEGTLDHIEFREYQAKP; translated from the coding sequence ATGATCAAACCAACACCCAACCCTCCTGAAATCCCAGAAACCTCCCCCTACGAATCTCCTGATTCGAAGAAACTCCACGAAGCCGCCGAACGCGCCCTCGACCACCACTTCAAACCCAGAGTCTCACGCCCCAAACGCCTGGGCGGCCTATTCGCCCTCTGCCCCAACGCCGACGCCGAAGCCCTCATGGCCAACGCCTCCGAGGACCTGCTGTCCATCAGCGCCATCGCCGCCAACCTGGCCGACGACCTCGACGGCCCCCGCCGCTCGATGGCACTGGGCCTTAGCAGAATGGCGGATGGCGTGCGCTTGATGGTGGAAGGCACGCTCGATCACATTGAGTTTCGGGAGTATCAGGCCAAGCCGTAG
- a CDS encoding lysozyme inhibitor LprI family protein, with product MFVRFIALSLGLLSASIALAEDNCKVITVSWQYDQCVEADRNSADAKLNASYKKLMARFESRWKPEPEQGKAYMAVAKESQRAWIKLRDTTCPLDATDVEPGSQAYTLVLNKCIARMSLERAAFLDAVVPDGPSEVVDVAKVSSSASQRYGDVVARYVTSFGSPCLNVQILAPKGNWRVLSSKRFCSFNGKSFWDGYASALFEDHAFTADGLQLTLSLFELREEAEKRLACVIPIQDEQIKELKCGAPESA from the coding sequence ATGTTTGTGCGCTTTATCGCGTTGTCCTTAGGACTGCTGTCCGCTTCAATCGCGCTCGCTGAGGACAACTGCAAAGTCATTACGGTGAGCTGGCAATACGACCAATGCGTGGAAGCCGACCGCAATAGTGCCGATGCAAAACTCAATGCCAGCTACAAAAAGCTGATGGCGCGATTCGAATCTCGATGGAAGCCTGAGCCTGAACAAGGAAAGGCTTACATGGCCGTGGCCAAAGAATCGCAGCGGGCCTGGATCAAGTTGCGCGATACCACTTGCCCCCTCGATGCCACGGATGTCGAACCCGGATCGCAGGCATACACCTTGGTGCTCAATAAGTGCATCGCCAGAATGAGTCTAGAGCGTGCAGCCTTCCTGGATGCGGTCGTCCCGGATGGTCCGAGTGAAGTGGTCGATGTCGCCAAGGTTTCCAGTTCTGCTTCGCAACGATACGGCGATGTGGTCGCTCGTTATGTCACTTCGTTTGGCAGCCCCTGCCTCAATGTTCAGATCCTCGCGCCCAAGGGCAATTGGCGAGTGCTCTCCTCAAAACGGTTTTGCAGTTTTAACGGCAAATCGTTTTGGGATGGTTACGCCAGTGCGTTGTTTGAGGATCATGCATTCACTGCGGATGGTTTACAGCTGACGCTCAGCTTGTTCGAGCTTCGTGAAGAGGCAGAGAAGCGCCTCGCCTGTGTGATTCCAATTCAGGACGAGCAAATCAAAGAGCTGAAATGCGGCGCACCTGAGTCAGCGTAA